aaataaaaattaagaaaaagtttttttttttttttttgagaaagtttcaacctatcaaagtttttttatttaattatcagAGACTAtatcaattgagctaattgagatacacaaaaataattaatttattaattaactatGTTGAAGCTcgctcaaaaataaataaataaataaccatatTGAAGTACTTTGCTAGAGATGGTCCAAGTGATTCTATGGAGAAGATCAGCACTTAGGGTTAGGGATGGCCatgattattttttgtataatcAAATCAAGGGAATATCAAACGAAAATGGAATATGATCCTAAATACCTAAGCTCCAAATATTGGCTGTTGTGAGGTTCTACTCTTCTCTAGTCCAGGCTCCATGAAAAAGGGCGCACGAGCCCCtgagtgtgtgtgagagagacaGAGCCACCAATATCAATGTTGGTGAGCAAGAACAAAAATAGCAATGACTGTAGTCGACTAAGCTTTAACATGGTTCAGCTATGGAAAGAGTTTAATCTCACCAAATCCCTCCTAAATTCTTGTTGACTGTTCAGTTTCAAATGGGGTTAGGGCTTTGAAATGTTGGGAGGTGCACGACACTTTGAAGTCTAGCCCATATAGgacttgtatttgagcattgaAGGAATCCTATTTCATATAGAAATAGGTGTACCAATTGCACAAGAAGTCAAAAACTCCTATTCCTAATTGAATTAAGAGTGTCAGGCGGCATAGCTTTTATATAAAGCTTGTGCATGTGCTTTCACATatatagaaaaagagagagagactgaagattgaaacacagttttGAAGTCGATCgacttaaagaaaaatattagttttttgtgtggcattgagggaaaaaagaaaatgtgattttttttttttttttttttttttgctcaagaCACGcaaggaagataaattgggGTTTTCTCTAGAACGATTATTTGGGTGCTACAATCACTGAGAATTGAAGTATTCAGAGTGAAAGATCTTGCTATCGGGTTTTGTGTTGAGGTTGTATTTGTTCCTAGAAGTATTATTGTATTTTCCCAATTTATTGTGAACTCAGGTTTTTGGTGTAACTTGAATGTTGTAATCactattttattatagtggattgaTCGAATTTGTCACGTGGTTTTCCCCTCTACACTAAAGGGTTTTCCACATAATTTCTTAGTGTTCttattggttgattttttttttttttttttttttttttggctttcataaatttctattttctttattgcttggagtatatttaatttaattcacacatagacGGAGATTTATCCCAACATGAAATCCTACCAAGTTCAAATCCTCTCGCATGCTATGCACATGacttttaacaattttttattcttaaattttagtGAATGTGATGTGGCATCCAGCGGTAATGAACTATTTTACTATTTCTATTTGTCACGTCAAATTTTTCCATTAACGACTTAATGGCAAGCACCATTTGACCCatgaacaaaattttaaacaataaaataaaacatttgaaatgtAAGAGACTATTTTGAAACATGGGGAAAATGTAGAAGATCAAAGTGATAATTaaacctattttttatttgaaatgtattgataaaaattatttgtacttcttcttttatttatatattgttgACATTGAATAAatgctattttattttaatacacTGATTCAATTATGaatgttaatatatattttattcctttgttctaaaaaataaataataaataataaaaacacaaatagaGAAAGGACTGTGAAAGCGTGAGAgactggctccccaaagcggacaaaaagCGGACAATCCCACCCCTTTGTGACAAAACCGTGAGAgactggctccccaaagcgaACAAAAACTGCTTAATGGCAGGGCAAGCACCCACATTAAAAgggtgtagtagtggtacactcatggtCGCTCCAGAAGCTTATTAACCATGAGTGGGAGGGTTACTTAGGCAATGGGGGACAATCCCACCCCTTCGTGATAAAACCATGAGGGACTGACTCCCCAAAGCAGGCAAAAACTACTTAATGGTGGGGCAAGCacccacaatatatatttaaaatctaaaaatataaatatatatattaaaaaaaattaaaaaaattctacaattttttacatgtaataaaaaatttatggaagTGTGAAGCTGAATTTTGTTTTAAGTGTTCTACTTATCGacttatatattataataagatAATAAGATAATAAGATAAGGAATagttgaagaatttggattgtaatcaaatcaaaaattttatccacttagaaattataggagaagaatataagaacaaatatatttataatatgaatttggattgtgcttatcccttaataagcaagttttgtagcttgatattctgataaaataatattaatttaataatattaaaattttgaaaatttagatgataaatattatctaaattaaatttttgtatattaaatattatcacctaatttaagaaatatatcctaaaaaataaaaaaataatgttaattagatgataaatattatctaaattaaatttttgtatgttcaatattatcccttaatttaagaaatatatcctaacaaataaaaaataatgttaatctaatttatttaatgataagaataaattagagtcctggtagtatactattcttttttaattcattaaaaatctaaaaatttaataaaatttctgcaatttggtgaagccatgTGGCACAACCATGGCGTTTAagcccaatttttattatatactagtactagtcgctaacccgtgtgaTGCACGAGAAAACTaccaattttttccaaatgatgtgacattagcTATTGGAATTCAGCATCGATTCTCTGGTAGCAcattcttatttttcaatttcatttatttgatgtcttccactaaatattcaatgcattcattatatttaaaaaacgtTGAAGTTTAGATATTGTTTTTCAATTCCTCTTGATTTTAAAGACACAACTATTGAATCTCAACAACATACCAATgcaaatattaattacttaaaattcaaaataaattatttaaacatgATAAGTTACAATTCAAATTGAGTCTTATGAgttttttaaatgtaaagagAATACTACAATATTTAGAAATTAAATGTATATAGACAAACAGTTAACGCTATACTAAAAGAAATcctcaaataactaaatataagagtttaattcctctatgtttcaatttaaaactaaattgtgcataaaagcaaaaaaatttcctttgttcCAATACGTCTTTAGTatcaaaatcacaaattctttaaaaccaaattgtgtataaaagcaaaaaaatttcctttgttcCAATATGTCTTTAGTatcaaaatcacaaattcattaaaaccaaattgtgcatagaaaatcttagagattgaaagacaactttaaagtgttttttgtatcttcttcctttggTGCTTTGTAGTAGTCCCTAAATATgcccttttgttttccttgagtaCAGATGTTGGTGTGAGTTGCACATTGGTTTGAAcatcaagtttttgaaattttgtacagtcaccatcttcttcaattGATAAGTTGTTGCTACATTCATTTGAAGTATCACTGATGTAAACCTAGCAATAGAACAGGTTGAGGAATGTATTACAACATATACATcttaaatatcatatttgtaattttgctaaATTAAATAATACTTACTTCTGTCATTTTATCAAGCTGAATTGTTTTGTTAGTTTCTTCAAAAGAGTCAAAAAGTTTCTTGACAGTGTAGAATTCCCATCCATAGTTGAGATTATAGTTATTTAGTtgtatttggaaaacaaattgttttcctttcAGATTTTCTATTTGCACAGGAAGGATGACTTCATCGGGCTCCTAACAAAAGtaacatttttcaaattgtACACTGAAGTAAAGTAGTAAATATTAAATACTAATTTTATCTTCGACTTTCTCACCTCTATAGATTTATTCAAAAGGTCTTTGGTTGATATGTTGAGTAATTTTTCTGCTTCtgaatcaaataaaatgaaTGTGGCCATTCCTGAGCTATCTTTAACCTTTAATTGAATTCTATACCTAATAAAAGAAATGACATATATAATGTTAATATCATATTATTTGTtgtgtattttaatataaaaagtaaacattttcattttgtgtaCCTTGGGATTGGGAAGCATGCCTTTTTGTTGCAATTGTCGCACCATAAAAATTCATCTTTTGAGTTTACCTTTTTACGACATACTTTACAAGAGATAAAGTACCAACCAGAACGATCTATGTCAATGTTTATAATCTTTCCTTCACAGGTAAAGATCGTTTCctagaaattaaatttaatatcaatcaatttataattttatagttaaattttgtaaaagcaaGTCTAAAGTACATAAAGCAATGTTAAGGACACAATGTTATTGTTGAaggtatatttttttcttaccttATTATCAGAGTCCCACATAACTTTTTTGATTTCACTTATGGTTCTTCTGTTGATGCTCATCTCTTCTTCAATTGATACTTGTGGTTTGAATTGCTTGGGCATTTGTACTATTGGTTGGTTATTTTCCACCAGCCTATTATATCACATAAAGATATTAGACATAGTATTGTAGAGActgtaaatatattaaaaatgtgaATCCAAAACAAAGCACTTACTGATCTTTGAATTTAGCAGTCTCAGGAATGTCCAAATCAATATAAACTCTTGTTCCACTTGTTGATGATAAGTTATACTCTCCTGGAATGCATAGGATTCATTAGGAAAAAAAGTACATTGAAGTTTCAATGAAATGATTACTGTAATCAGTGAGAGGTCTAGATTAGAGGGCATAGTATGTTGTAGACATTTATAATACTGAGGTAAATAATCCAACTTTGCTATGGTAGATATAGATGCTAAAGATAATGACACTTGAGAAAATGTTTGTcacattttgaaaatcaatGGACCCTAAAAACCATGCTCTTGaaatggattaaaaaaaaaaaaaaaaaaaaaatctcttccaACAATGAAAAATGTAAAGGGAGAGAATGAATCCCCCAACAGTAAGTGATGAATACCTTTTTAATTCTTATACATTGAAATGATTTTTCTCTGCTCAATAATTTAGAGACGTAATTATCTTGATTCATTAGATGCTTACATAATAATTTAGCCAAAATACTTTGTATTTCAAACAATTGGATGATTTCTTATGTAGTTCAGAAGATGGTTATAAAGAGAATTAGAAAAGAGAAATGAACTTGCCTTTAAAAGTCTTGACAGTCAAACATGTAGCAATTATGATAAAAGGGCCTGGATTTTCAGTAAAGAAGCTCTCCTCAACTTCATTTGCAACTGATCCCCAAAGTGTAAGCTTTATTTCATGTCCtctgtcaaaatttttcaatgttacAGTGTAAGTTCATATAATATAAGTGCATGTATTggtttatcaaaaataaataaataaataaaaagtgcgtgtattgaaaataatttctttttttttaaaaaaaagacataCTCTATAGTCATGACATTTATGTTTCTCATCGAGACATTTGATCCTTTGATGCAAGGTTGCTCAATCGGTCCAACACCAATCACATTTGCAATGATATCTAGGCATTAGAAAGATATGGAtgtaattattttcatatataacaataatataatgcataattattaataaatttaatataacgcataatatatataaagataccTAATAGCTGGACATGTTTATTAACGCGTTCATGTGTTTTATTGTAGTCAACAAATTCGAATTTATGACGCGGTATATCAACATCAACCTCCTTTCTTTCCTTAATGCTAGTTTTCAATGTGAACATGATCTTGATGTCATTGTCTACTGGTCTATACAATGCATTGCCATCAACCACTTGAAAATAAGAGAGTTcataaaattttccttcttgcAAAAGAGGCTTGAACTTTTTAGCAATATTATTCGAATGATTGCATGTATTGAATTATTCTGCAAGTAAAGTGCATCAGTTTTATATCGATAGAGTTCATGGTATATATAATGATCAAACAATATTAAAAGCTATAGAAGAAAAACAAACCTGCTCATCGATTAAAATCATATCTAAActaataatatcattattttttgagTTGATTGCATTCCACATCCTTGATATTCTGATCTTGACTTTCCaattttctttgtgtttgtcTATACAAAGCTGATTAAGGAGAGAATATTGCATCATCTTGGATCCCTACCTGTAtagattaataaatttgaaagtttataaaaattctCAACTCGATTTAGATACTTCatagaataaaacaaaacaaagcaatatAACAAAGACACCAAAAAGTAATTAGCATTCAAGATAGAAAATAGTAATTAGCTTGTATTCAATTATGTTATAGACATGAAATTTAACAAAACAGTAAGCATATACGAAGTGCCTAAATCAATTTGGAGGAgataaataggaaaaaaaaaaatatatatatatatatatatatatatatatataattatgttaCCTTTATTAGTTGGTTTCTTGAATCAAAGATTGGTAAAAACTTCTt
This DNA window, taken from Quercus robur chromosome 2, dhQueRobu3.1, whole genome shotgun sequence, encodes the following:
- the LOC126715419 gene encoding replication protein A 70 kDa DNA-binding subunit B-like, which encodes MPKQFKPQVSIEEEMSINRRTISEIKKVMWDSDNKETIFTCEGKIINIDIDRSGWYFISCKVCRKKVNSKDEFLWCDNCNKKACFPIPRYRIQLKVKDSSGMATFILFDSEAEKLLNISTKDLLNKSIEVRKSKIKLVFNIYYFTSVYNLKNVTFVRSPMKSSFLCK